From one Lycium barbarum isolate Lr01 chromosome 6, ASM1917538v2, whole genome shotgun sequence genomic stretch:
- the LOC132599847 gene encoding probable aspartic proteinase GIP2, translating into MVSKIHSLSFFLSLLLLFSLSSAKTPPRPRAFLLPVTKDAATKQYVTVINQRTPLVPVKLTVDLGQRFLWVDCEKGYVSSSYKPVPCGSNPCKRSLSGACVESCVGAPSPGCNNNTCSHIPYNPFIRASTGGELAQDIVSVQSTDGSNPGKFLSANGVVFDCAPNSLLEGLAKGVKGIVGLGNSYVGFPTQLANAFHVPRKFAICLSSSITSKGVMFFGDSPYVFLPGMDVSKRLVYTPLLKNPVSTSGSYFEGEPSTDYFIGVTSIKINGNVVPINITLLTITKDGKGGTKISTAEPYTKLETSIYNALTKAFVKSLAKIPRVKPVAPFKVCYNRTSFGSTRVGPSVPPIELVLGSKNATTSWTIWGANSMVAVNNEVLCLGFVDGGIEFEPTTSIVIGAHQIEDNLLQFDIPNKKLGFTSSLLFGQTTCANFNFTSKA; encoded by the coding sequence ATGGTTTCCAAAATACATTCTCtatccttctttctttctttgctCCTCTTATTTTCCCTCTCCTCAGCCAAAACACCTCCGAGACCTCGAGCTTTTCTTCTTCCAGTAACCAAAGATGCAGCCACTAAACAATATGTCACCGTCATTAACCAAAGAACACCCCTTGTGCCAGTCAAACTTACTGTCGATCTTGGTCAGCGATTTTTATGGGTTGATTGTGAAAAAGGCTATGTTAGTTCATCTTATAAACCTGTCCCTTGTGGTTCTAACCCTTGTAAACGTTCACTATCCGGTGCCTGTGTTGAATCATGTGTAGGTGCTCCTTCACCAGGGTGCAACAATAACACTTGTTCACATATTCCTTATAACCCCTTTATTCGAGCCAGCACTGGTGGTGAACTTGCTCAAGATATTGTCTCAGTCCAATCAACTGATGGCTCAAATCCTGGTAAATTTTTATCAGCAAATGGAGTAGTTTTTGACTGTGCTCCTAATTCTCTTCTTGAAGGACTAGCAAAGGGTGTTAAAGGAATTGTTGGACTTGGAAACAGTTATGTAGGATTTCCTACTCAATTGGCTAATGCTTTTCATGTACCCCGAAAATTTGCTATCTGCTTGAGTTCATCCATAACTTCTAAAGGAGTTATGTTCTTTGGTGATAGTCCTTATGTTTTTCTTCCTGGAATGGATGTTTCAAAAAGACTTGTCTACACCCCACTTCTTAAAAATCCTGTTAGTACATCAGGTTCGTATTTCGAAGGAGAGCCTTCGACGGACTACTTTATTGGAGTGACATCCATTAAAATAAATGGTAATGTCGTGCCAATAAATATCACGTTGCTGACCATCACCAAAGATGGCAAAGGAGGAACAAAAATAAGTACTGCTGAACCTTACACGAAATTAGAGACTTCGATTTACAATGCTCTTACAAAGGCATTTGTCAAATCGCTTGCTAAGATTCCAAGGGTGAAACCCGTTGCTCCTTTCAAGGTGTGCTATAACAGAACGAGTTTTGGGAGCACTCGTGTTGGTCCTAGTGTTCCACCCATTGAACTGGTGTTGGGAAGCAAAAATGCTACTACATCTTGGACTATCTGGGGTGCGAATTCTATGGTGGCGGTGAATAATGAGGTGCTCTGTCTTGGATTTGTGGATGGAGGAATTGAATTTGAACCAACAACTTCTATAGTCATTGGAGCACATCAAATTGAAGACAACCTTTTGCAATTTGACATTCCTAATAAAAAGTTGGGTTTTACTTCTTCACTCTTGTTTGGTCAAACAACATGTGCCAACTTCAACTTTACATCCAAAGCTTGA